One window of the Leptospira ryugenii genome contains the following:
- a CDS encoding PP2C family protein-serine/threonine phosphatase produces the protein MTKSKLKTTNSLRFKIGLFYSLLALLNIIFFTVMIFENQSDLLLKNFQFQSENLANTILADLQNIGLTKERDQAFEVFRKTLKLYEIESFYVFDREGKVWLREPSTSIEMSIPESVLKKTKDVSSDKEGNLFKARYNLDLNEADFTVDFLLPIQSATGEEIFLFTHFNISSIQERLKQLYIQVAYAVAWGIVFHLIFAILVYRAIFRRVGILETASKDMAEGNLKTRVDWGFKSEDELDSLGRSFNSMAEEIETKVNTITRLNHEINQELQIGKEVQELFLPPNKRYKKFNIGKIYRPMREVSGDIYQYFYFPEENGQEFYGFFLADASGHGVSAALVTVVMAMSLQGIMKENHDPISAINLLGGTIANRLQASFFATGVFVTFDEPGKVKFVNAGHNAPFIIRPNTKELIYIDSSGPPLGMGDDIQYSLDTFPVSAGDKIVLYTDGVVETPMKDGNLYGLDRFANLVLENIEKPNQEIVELAMADLDRLHEEYKDDVTMIIIEVPA, from the coding sequence GTGACTAAAAGTAAACTCAAAACGACAAATTCACTGCGATTCAAAATAGGGCTTTTTTACTCCCTACTTGCACTTTTGAATATTATCTTTTTCACCGTAATGATTTTTGAAAATCAATCGGATTTACTTCTGAAAAATTTTCAATTCCAATCAGAGAATCTAGCGAACACAATCCTTGCGGATTTGCAAAACATTGGTTTAACAAAGGAAAGGGACCAAGCATTTGAGGTCTTCCGAAAAACTTTAAAATTGTATGAGATCGAGTCTTTTTATGTATTCGATCGAGAAGGTAAGGTTTGGCTAAGAGAACCTAGCACAAGTATTGAGATGTCCATACCAGAATCCGTATTAAAAAAGACCAAAGATGTATCCTCAGACAAAGAAGGAAATCTATTCAAAGCAAGATACAACCTAGACCTGAATGAAGCCGACTTTACAGTTGATTTTCTTTTGCCGATCCAATCAGCAACTGGCGAGGAAATCTTTCTCTTCACTCATTTCAATATTTCTTCCATCCAAGAACGTTTGAAACAACTCTACATCCAAGTAGCCTATGCGGTCGCATGGGGCATAGTGTTCCATTTGATTTTTGCCATTTTGGTCTATCGAGCCATCTTTCGTAGGGTTGGTATACTTGAAACTGCTTCCAAAGATATGGCCGAAGGCAATTTGAAAACAAGGGTAGACTGGGGATTTAAAAGTGAAGATGAACTCGATAGCCTAGGAAGATCCTTTAATAGTATGGCTGAGGAGATCGAGACAAAGGTAAATACAATCACACGATTGAACCATGAGATCAACCAAGAATTGCAAATTGGAAAAGAGGTTCAGGAATTATTTTTGCCTCCAAACAAACGATACAAAAAATTTAATATTGGTAAAATCTACCGTCCAATGCGGGAAGTATCAGGTGACATCTACCAATACTTTTACTTCCCAGAGGAGAACGGACAAGAATTCTACGGATTTTTCCTTGCCGATGCATCTGGTCATGGTGTTTCAGCAGCCTTAGTAACAGTCGTTATGGCAATGTCTTTGCAGGGGATTATGAAGGAAAACCATGACCCCATTTCCGCAATAAACCTATTAGGTGGCACAATTGCAAATCGCTTACAAGCTAGCTTCTTTGCAACAGGTGTTTTTGTCACTTTTGATGAGCCGGGAAAAGTCAAATTTGTGAATGCAGGCCACAATGCCCCCTTTATCATTCGACCAAATACAAAAGAATTGATTTACATTGATAGTTCAGGTCCTCCTCTAGGGATGGGCGATGACATTCAATATTCTTTGGACACCTTTCCCGTGTCTGCGGGCGACAAGATCGTACTGTATACAGATGGCGTGGTAGAAACGCCCATGAAAGATGGAAATCTTTATGGTTTGGACCGATTTGCAAATTTAGTTTTAGAAAATATAGAAAAACCAAACCAGGAAATCGTTGAATTGGCAATGGCTGATTTGGATCGGCTTCACGAAGAATACAAAGATGATGTCACCATGATCATCATTGAAGTTCCAGCATGA
- a CDS encoding LB_137 family protein: MGKFFKFHLIRYFPLILYFALPWAINADKLKWKNGTTSLGKAISITSTFVLWQEKGKTVKILLSELEGVEVGYEGIPVCVQYVDEKDENCEKLLHKINGKQISFVDKENPLKLEILPIKKFQRIKAIFSSEYDYSYHFQRTTFGLWETQNFKGFGTLISVKDDIWEIQTDGKTQAKQSFKQTDLISFEFLKKPEITEIIVKETPKVIPGYQPVIEKKYGKAVVLFGGTAVSALGMLYEYNQSVDAINKDLEVIPGPNGQLFLVSNVLGNDRYEFHNQRFRMYSLVFLGFLSYSLYDSFYLGQNVSEKGNSNAVWLKPWIRDQSIPKERPWDSSQAFKVMQYGFEFETRF, encoded by the coding sequence ATGGGCAAATTTTTTAAATTCCATTTAATCAGGTATTTTCCCCTGATTCTCTATTTTGCTCTACCTTGGGCAATCAATGCAGACAAACTGAAATGGAAAAACGGAACAACCTCTCTAGGCAAGGCGATTAGTATCACTTCTACCTTTGTTTTATGGCAAGAGAAAGGCAAAACTGTTAAGATCCTATTGAGCGAATTGGAAGGTGTAGAAGTAGGATATGAGGGAATTCCAGTTTGCGTACAATATGTTGACGAAAAGGATGAGAATTGTGAAAAACTTCTACATAAGATCAATGGCAAACAGATCTCCTTTGTAGACAAAGAAAACCCGCTTAAATTAGAAATCCTTCCGATTAAAAAATTCCAGCGTATCAAGGCAATATTTTCATCGGAGTATGATTATTCTTATCACTTTCAAAGAACCACCTTTGGTCTTTGGGAAACACAAAACTTTAAAGGGTTTGGAACTCTTATTTCGGTGAAAGATGATATTTGGGAAATCCAAACAGATGGCAAAACGCAAGCCAAACAGTCGTTTAAACAGACTGATTTGATCTCATTTGAATTTTTGAAAAAGCCAGAAATTACAGAAATTATAGTTAAGGAAACTCCGAAGGTTATCCCCGGATACCAACCGGTGATCGAAAAAAAATATGGCAAGGCTGTCGTGTTATTTGGCGGGACTGCAGTATCCGCCTTGGGAATGTTATATGAATACAATCAATCTGTTGATGCGATTAATAAAGACTTAGAAGTAATTCCTGGACCAAATGGACAACTTTTTTTAGTCAGTAATGTTCTTGGCAATGATAGATACGAATTTCACAACCAAAGATTTCGGATGTATAGTTTGGTATTTCTGGGATTTTTGTCTTATTCACTTTATGATTCATTTTACTTAGGACAAAATGTAAGCGAAAAGGGAAATTCAAATGCAGTATGGTTAAAGCCTTGGATACGCGATCAATCGATACCTAAAGAAAGACCGTGGGATAGTTCGCAAGCATTCAAAGTTATGCAATACGGATTCGAGTTTGAAACTAGATTTTAA
- a CDS encoding PrsW family intramembrane metalloprotease: MGEFISFSSFLIFGINLATVLFYYVFYRFHFYHYTETVLHSIAISFSVFSAGIALAMQASILSIYPYPNHFFKAFILSASVEEIAKLLGILIFFRKNQDDFSVTDGIFYGLVLGGVFGLFENILYFIDSGLWSQVLRSITSLPIHMINGGLIGGYLMVFLFSGNGLVRWIRLCLGLLICIGFHTFYNYALFLDIYPMFTLPTCLLGLFLILEFKIAKSRVILPGNVLKLMEMTVEEYQILSRHNRHEGWIQNVQKNINLKTIHLFQFPGSRHLLLAIFFFLPAIISVTVWIIEPHWINRIFPELEPKDYFALFIIYPFLLGFMVFFGGVINPYFFRDRMLAVPLFGSVDVRTGESEENTALYYIDWNKFFIPISKIYEPNTKAEFDLYVGVKMYSHITGKILWSKETEEGNCGAMCKLDQIPIRFLLHWNLVRFRQNLKNLFIRRSFY; the protein is encoded by the coding sequence ATGGGAGAATTTATATCCTTTTCTAGCTTTTTGATTTTTGGCATCAATTTAGCGACTGTACTTTTTTATTATGTCTTTTATCGCTTTCATTTCTATCATTATACAGAAACAGTCCTTCATTCCATAGCCATTTCATTTTCCGTTTTTAGTGCAGGCATCGCACTTGCCATGCAAGCTTCAATTTTATCTATCTATCCATATCCGAATCATTTTTTCAAAGCATTCATTCTCTCTGCCAGCGTAGAAGAGATTGCTAAATTGCTGGGAATTTTAATCTTTTTTCGAAAGAATCAGGATGATTTCTCTGTTACTGACGGTATCTTTTACGGATTGGTTTTGGGAGGAGTTTTTGGCCTATTTGAAAACATACTATACTTTATAGACTCAGGTCTTTGGTCACAGGTGCTTCGGTCAATTACCTCCTTACCAATCCATATGATCAATGGAGGTTTGATCGGCGGCTATCTGATGGTATTTCTGTTTTCAGGAAATGGACTTGTTCGTTGGATACGTTTGTGTTTGGGCCTTTTGATTTGTATTGGCTTTCACACCTTTTATAATTATGCCCTCTTTTTGGATATCTATCCAATGTTCACTCTACCCACTTGTTTATTAGGATTGTTCCTAATACTTGAATTCAAAATCGCAAAGTCCCGCGTTATTTTGCCTGGAAATGTTTTGAAACTCATGGAAATGACAGTTGAAGAGTATCAAATTTTAAGTAGACACAACAGACATGAAGGTTGGATACAGAATGTACAAAAAAATATTAATCTCAAAACGATCCATCTATTTCAATTTCCTGGCTCTCGGCATTTGCTTTTGGCAATTTTTTTCTTTTTACCCGCAATTATCTCTGTTACGGTTTGGATCATAGAACCTCACTGGATCAATCGAATCTTTCCTGAGTTGGAGCCAAAAGATTACTTTGCCCTATTCATAATTTATCCATTTTTGCTTGGATTTATGGTCTTTTTTGGAGGTGTGATCAATCCATATTTTTTCCGAGATAGGATGCTCGCCGTTCCACTTTTTGGTTCCGTTGATGTTAGAACGGGTGAGTCGGAGGAAAATACAGCTCTATACTATATAGACTGGAACAAATTCTTTATCCCCATTTCAAAGATATATGAGCCCAACACAAAAGCTGAATTTGATTTATACGTTGGTGTAAAAATGTACTCGCATATTACAGGAAAAATTCTTTGGTCTAAGGAAACAGAAGAGGGGAACTGTGGAGCTATGTGTAAACTAGACCAAATCCCGATTCGCTTTCTTCTACACTGGAATCTTGTGAGGTTTCGACAAAATCTAAAGAATTTATTTATCCGAAGGAGTTTTTATTAA
- a CDS encoding VWA domain-containing protein translates to MFLNLFYNLRSESVPCSTGELIAFLHSIRSLTDPKGYISLNTLYRVGRMNFAKDLKYFDGYDLGFTKTFAHFQETKIQLRDELYEWLNQRFDQMLSEEQKKKAPQYSMEELWEELKKRLEEQTEKHDGGKKWIGTGGTSPFGNSGYNPNGIRMGGEEGAGNRTGISEWTERNYKAYREDQILDTRSIQMALKELRNLKKEGKKDLHIEKTIRKTCENAGEIEFVEERERKNSLRLVLVMDIGGSMTIHSDRVSTLFSASKSIYHFKEVHNFFFHNIFHDYLYTDHDFSNRITLDHFKEKFRKNTKIIFVGDAYMAPYELFSAPYNPYAYHRESEEERKKKRKSGLDSLKELTDVFQDSVWLNPEPKHFWSAPTIDAIHTVVPMFPLSVEGIRQAVRSLLGK, encoded by the coding sequence ATGTTTCTAAACCTTTTCTATAATCTCAGGAGTGAGTCGGTTCCTTGTTCGACTGGTGAGCTAATTGCATTTTTGCATTCAATCCGATCATTAACTGATCCCAAAGGATATATTTCACTGAACACTTTGTACAGAGTTGGTCGAATGAACTTTGCAAAGGATTTAAAGTATTTTGATGGATATGACCTTGGTTTTACCAAGACCTTTGCTCATTTCCAAGAGACCAAAATTCAATTGCGTGATGAGCTGTATGAATGGCTGAACCAACGTTTTGACCAAATGCTCTCTGAGGAGCAAAAGAAAAAAGCGCCTCAGTACTCTATGGAAGAGCTATGGGAAGAGTTGAAAAAAAGGTTAGAAGAACAAACTGAAAAACATGACGGAGGAAAAAAATGGATAGGTACGGGGGGGACCTCTCCATTTGGGAACTCTGGTTATAATCCAAATGGCATTCGGATGGGGGGAGAAGAAGGAGCAGGGAATCGTACAGGTATCAGTGAATGGACAGAACGCAATTATAAAGCCTACCGTGAAGACCAAATTTTGGATACTAGGTCCATTCAGATGGCACTCAAGGAACTGCGAAATCTAAAAAAAGAAGGGAAAAAGGACCTTCATATAGAAAAAACGATACGTAAAACCTGTGAAAATGCGGGAGAAATTGAATTTGTAGAGGAACGTGAAAGAAAAAACTCTCTTCGATTGGTCTTGGTAATGGACATAGGAGGGAGTATGACAATACACTCCGACCGGGTTTCGACTTTATTTAGCGCTAGTAAGTCGATCTATCATTTTAAGGAAGTCCATAACTTTTTCTTTCATAATATTTTTCATGATTATTTATATACCGACCATGATTTTTCAAATCGAATTACTTTGGATCATTTTAAAGAAAAATTCAGAAAGAACACAAAGATAATTTTTGTTGGCGATGCATATATGGCACCATATGAACTTTTCAGTGCCCCATATAATCCTTATGCGTATCACCGAGAATCAGAGGAAGAAAGGAAGAAAAAGCGAAAAAGTGGACTTGATTCACTCAAGGAACTTACTGATGTTTTCCAAGATTCAGTCTGGTTAAACCCAGAACCAAAACATTTCTGGTCAGCACCAACCATTGATGCTATACACACTGTTGTACCAATGTTTCCTTTGAGCGTCGAAGGGATACGACAAGCCGTTCGTTCCTTGCTCGGAAAATAA
- a CDS encoding AAA family ATPase: MPEYILSEELKEAVQVAEITMRPLLLKGEPGTGKTLLASHVAESKNLPFFRWHVKSTSLAKEGLYFYDAVSRLNDSRFPDQASMERVRNVKNYIQLGALGEAYSLPNKSVVLIDEIDKADIEFPNDLLLELDKMEFFISETKELVSAKVRPMIIITSNNEKELPDAFLRRCIFHYIEFPRKETMREIVLAHFPRIQTELMEKALAMFYTIRKIDSLRKKPSTSELLDWIQILLHTGETLDSSKIPFAGTLFKSEEDYRVHLN, from the coding sequence ATGCCAGAATATATCCTTTCAGAAGAGTTAAAAGAAGCCGTACAAGTGGCTGAAATTACAATGAGGCCCCTTTTATTAAAGGGTGAGCCTGGAACTGGGAAAACTCTTCTAGCAAGCCATGTTGCAGAATCCAAAAATCTTCCTTTCTTTCGATGGCATGTCAAATCCACAAGTCTTGCAAAAGAAGGTCTCTACTTTTATGACGCTGTCTCTCGCCTGAATGACTCCCGTTTTCCTGACCAAGCTTCGATGGAAAGAGTACGAAATGTAAAAAACTACATCCAATTGGGTGCCTTGGGAGAAGCGTATTCTCTCCCAAATAAGTCTGTTGTATTAATTGATGAGATCGACAAGGCAGATATCGAATTTCCGAATGATCTTTTATTAGAATTAGATAAAATGGAGTTTTTCATTTCAGAGACCAAGGAATTGGTCTCTGCGAAGGTGAGACCCATGATTATCATCACTTCCAACAATGAGAAAGAATTACCGGACGCTTTTTTACGCCGTTGTATTTTTCATTACATTGAATTCCCCCGAAAAGAAACAATGCGTGAGATTGTTTTGGCTCATTTTCCAAGAATCCAAACCGAACTCATGGAAAAAGCTTTGGCTATGTTTTACACAATTCGAAAAATAGATTCACTTAGAAAAAAACCTTCAACGAGCGAACTTCTGGATTGGATCCAGATTTTACTACATACTGGGGAAACTCTTGACTCAAGTAAAATTCCTTTCGCAGGTACGCTGTTCAAATCAGAAGAGGATTACAGGGTACATCTAAATTAA
- a CDS encoding amidohydrolase, whose protein sequence is MAVVKIALYQKNIHKKLSAQEIQKIADTKAHFFLLPSGFPYFFQATDAKESAAHAKEYQDHVIEISESYPGVILGGSHIRKSEDGSLLNSCPIIQSMVLVDFYDQKWFSSPRGKGLTKGDSESIFIMGGLRFGILLAEEIMEESLWEEFKREGLELIFHLGNQDSNVSYEDDLAFYADLSRKHGLQIIRVCGVSDSLKGRSLYATPSGINWKVGKTEESSDVLKTLSVNLRSTFFL, encoded by the coding sequence ATGGCTGTTGTTAAGATTGCTCTTTACCAAAAGAACATCCATAAAAAATTAAGTGCACAGGAAATCCAAAAGATAGCAGATACTAAGGCTCATTTTTTTCTGCTCCCCAGTGGCTTTCCCTATTTCTTCCAAGCCACCGATGCGAAAGAATCAGCAGCGCATGCCAAAGAATACCAAGACCATGTAATCGAAATTTCTGAGTCCTATCCTGGGGTCATTTTGGGAGGCTCCCACATCCGTAAATCGGAAGATGGAAGTCTTTTGAATAGCTGTCCGATTATCCAATCGATGGTTCTCGTGGATTTTTATGACCAAAAATGGTTTTCCTCTCCTCGAGGTAAGGGTTTAACTAAAGGTGATTCAGAATCTATCTTCATTATGGGTGGATTACGATTTGGGATTCTCCTCGCAGAAGAAATCATGGAAGAAAGTCTTTGGGAAGAGTTTAAAAGAGAGGGATTGGAACTCATCTTTCACCTAGGGAATCAAGACTCAAATGTAAGTTATGAAGATGACTTAGCCTTTTATGCAGACCTTTCCCGAAAACATGGCTTGCAGATCATCCGAGTATGTGGAGTCTCCGATTCTTTGAAAGGACGGAGTTTGTATGCGACACCTTCGGGCATCAATTGGAAGGTAGGGAAAACGGAAGAGAGTTCGGATGTTTTAAAAACTCTCTCCGTAAACTTACGCTCTACTTTCTTTCTCTAA
- a CDS encoding lipoprotein signal peptidase — protein sequence MKLPPQPFFKVYKPQYLAFVLFGCFLDLLTKWLAIKNLNPLESVPVIGDFFRLSLTFNTGFVFGLFQGNSIPSLFATGFAIVFLTFYRWQNSELGNPWGWNLVMAGAFGNFLDKFFVKVPGIGFHFGFRVKATGEHIGVVDFFDFDWPNFLLVERWPAFNVADSCVSIGIVILLFTMDWAEEQKT from the coding sequence ATGAAATTACCTCCTCAACCTTTTTTCAAAGTATATAAACCGCAATACTTAGCCTTCGTTTTGTTTGGTTGTTTTTTAGATCTTCTGACAAAGTGGCTTGCGATTAAAAATTTGAATCCCTTAGAAAGTGTGCCTGTGATTGGCGACTTCTTTCGACTTTCCCTTACGTTTAACACAGGCTTTGTTTTTGGATTGTTCCAAGGCAATTCCATACCATCCTTATTTGCAACTGGTTTTGCCATTGTCTTTTTGACCTTCTACCGTTGGCAAAATTCTGAACTGGGCAACCCCTGGGGTTGGAATCTCGTCATGGCAGGTGCCTTCGGGAATTTTTTAGACAAATTCTTTGTGAAAGTCCCGGGGATTGGGTTTCATTTCGGCTTCCGAGTGAAGGCAACGGGAGAGCACATTGGGGTTGTAGATTTTTTTGACTTTGATTGGCCAAACTTCCTGCTAGTTGAGCGTTGGCCAGCTTTCAATGTTGCTGACTCTTGTGTTTCCATTGGCATTGTAATTTTGCTCTTCACGATGGACTGGGCGGAAGAACAAAAGACTTAG
- a CDS encoding ABC1 kinase family protein codes for MNPSITKIRRGRSLYVYLFVLKTWFQYYLKTKFQKPFLSESNWKKKKSNFFQIKGKEAKFIFFRLGGIYLKIGQFLSNLFHILPEEFIWELQDLQDKVPPKDFDEIQKRWLEQFPEPISSYFDTFTEESYASASTAQVHIAHYQGKKVAVKVLYPGIEKEARDDLDTIDTILRWFDFWVLPISATEISTQLRDIVEQELDLRNELQCLTRTKELFQNEKDFVFPDPILDLCKRSILVTEFIEGKKIYDFPPESNGNKKNSYLDKLMRAYLLMIFEHRFFHADPHPGNLIFLETGEICFIDFGAVQTLSANDIGFLEKFLISAIKKDYHLMADTLYQMDAVKDSLAKEDLLQILKYSLDKLQQIMQTTKNYRNLGWETLKPMEDLRFLQEIQLSLRSLFRSLKLPPNFLSLHRVLALLLGNFSYLDPHRSIFEYAEKPFSQIVLKGSHLKRKWKEEGEETFSSLFSLPKELYDFFYKFNRGEVVFRTSMDEQQFKKQILLREQMTFGVLAALFFYFGILYSEKGWKEPSMLFFLFSGVSFWSLAKAAWVYQSKK; via the coding sequence ATGAATCCAAGTATAACGAAGATTCGGCGAGGTAGATCCTTGTATGTGTATCTCTTTGTACTCAAGACTTGGTTTCAGTATTACTTAAAGACAAAATTCCAAAAGCCCTTTCTCTCAGAATCTAATTGGAAGAAGAAGAAATCAAATTTTTTCCAGATAAAAGGAAAAGAGGCCAAATTTATCTTCTTTCGGTTAGGTGGTATTTATCTTAAAATAGGTCAATTTTTAAGCAATCTCTTCCATATTCTTCCGGAGGAGTTCATTTGGGAATTGCAAGATTTGCAAGATAAGGTTCCTCCCAAGGACTTCGATGAAATACAAAAACGTTGGTTAGAACAATTTCCAGAACCGATTTCTAGTTATTTTGATACATTCACTGAAGAATCATATGCGAGTGCATCAACGGCACAGGTGCACATTGCACATTACCAAGGGAAAAAGGTAGCCGTTAAAGTATTGTATCCTGGTATAGAAAAAGAAGCTCGGGATGATTTAGATACCATAGATACAATCTTACGCTGGTTTGATTTTTGGGTATTGCCAATATCGGCTACGGAAATATCAACTCAGCTAAGGGATATAGTAGAACAAGAGCTCGATTTAAGAAACGAACTGCAATGCTTAACTAGAACAAAAGAGCTTTTCCAAAACGAAAAGGATTTTGTTTTTCCTGATCCTATTTTAGATCTTTGTAAACGATCTATACTTGTGACAGAATTTATCGAAGGAAAAAAGATATATGATTTTCCTCCGGAATCAAACGGAAACAAAAAAAATTCTTATCTTGATAAGCTGATGAGAGCATATCTTTTGATGATCTTCGAACATAGATTTTTCCATGCTGATCCACACCCTGGAAATTTAATTTTTTTAGAAACAGGCGAGATTTGTTTTATCGATTTTGGGGCAGTCCAAACTTTGTCTGCAAATGATATCGGATTTTTAGAAAAATTTTTGATAAGTGCAATTAAGAAAGACTACCATCTAATGGCTGATACGCTCTATCAGATGGATGCTGTGAAAGATTCCTTAGCTAAGGAAGATTTACTACAAATACTCAAATATTCCTTAGATAAATTGCAGCAAATCATGCAAACGACGAAAAACTATCGTAACCTGGGATGGGAGACTCTCAAACCCATGGAAGACCTTAGGTTTTTACAGGAGATCCAACTTAGCCTTCGGTCCCTGTTCCGAAGCTTAAAACTTCCGCCCAATTTTTTAAGTCTACACCGAGTACTAGCCCTTTTATTGGGAAACTTCTCTTATCTGGATCCACATCGCTCAATCTTCGAATATGCCGAAAAACCATTCTCGCAAATCGTATTGAAGGGTTCCCATTTAAAACGGAAATGGAAAGAAGAGGGAGAGGAGACTTTTTCTAGTCTCTTTTCACTTCCCAAAGAATTGTATGATTTTTTCTATAAGTTCAATCGCGGCGAAGTTGTATTTAGAACCTCGATGGATGAACAACAATTCAAAAAACAAATTCTGCTCCGAGAACAAATGACCTTCGGTGTTTTAGCCGCCTTATTTTTCTATTTCGGAATTTTATACTCTGAAAAAGGATGGAAAGAACCTAGTATGCTATTTTTCCTTTTTTCAGGTGTCTCTTTTTGGTCTCTTGCCAAAGCAGCCTGGGTGTATCAAAGCAAAAAATAA
- a CDS encoding Gfo/Idh/MocA family protein: protein MSETSKIKTLLIGLGRIGTKLEADAYRMKPCTHAGVLFSKWGKKRFDLQAVCDSETLALAAFSSQWKQERKTWKEFTAWEDIQREGLAIDFAIIATRSNSHFALAKALLRQKVPNILIEKPVCLKSLEAKELFALAKRSRSRIWINHERRYHPRYQRVRDLLKQKTFGQVKSVKANVFTSAKNPGIAFQKYGGGPLLHDGTHAIDLLFWLFGSLRLHFAEVKRPRKTSIEDRATAWFTNQEGYPIFLDVSGGRDYFQFEIEIFTDRARLILSNDGFRLFASKESKLYQGFRSLEEVPWKGLPKLKSSNAFLGIYSEIFQNISGKIDFQEGTLEENIKILECIESMYQFRRKK from the coding sequence TTGAGTGAAACTAGCAAAATCAAGACTCTGCTCATTGGTCTAGGTCGGATCGGAACAAAATTAGAGGCAGATGCTTACCGAATGAAACCATGCACGCATGCAGGAGTGCTGTTCTCAAAGTGGGGCAAAAAGCGTTTTGATTTACAGGCAGTCTGTGATTCGGAAACTCTTGCGCTCGCTGCATTTTCAAGCCAATGGAAACAAGAACGAAAAACTTGGAAGGAATTCACTGCCTGGGAAGACATACAACGAGAGGGACTGGCCATTGACTTTGCCATCATTGCCACTCGCAGCAATAGCCATTTTGCATTGGCAAAGGCTCTCTTACGTCAAAAAGTCCCAAACATCCTGATTGAAAAACCAGTTTGTTTGAAAAGTCTGGAGGCAAAGGAGCTATTCGCCTTAGCAAAACGTTCCAGAAGTCGCATCTGGATCAACCATGAGCGCCGTTACCACCCGCGCTACCAAAGGGTAAGAGATCTTCTAAAGCAAAAAACCTTTGGTCAGGTCAAGTCTGTAAAAGCAAATGTCTTCACTTCGGCAAAGAATCCAGGCATCGCCTTCCAAAAATATGGCGGCGGTCCGCTCCTTCATGATGGAACCCATGCCATTGACCTTTTATTTTGGCTTTTTGGTTCCCTTAGACTCCATTTTGCAGAGGTAAAACGACCCCGTAAAACATCGATTGAGGACAGGGCAACTGCTTGGTTTACGAACCAGGAAGGATACCCAATTTTTTTGGATGTGTCCGGTGGACGGGATTATTTTCAGTTTGAAATTGAAATCTTTACTGATCGAGCTCGTCTCATCCTTTCCAATGATGGATTTCGCTTGTTTGCCTCCAAAGAATCTAAATTGTACCAAGGATTTCGGAGTTTGGAGGAAGTTCCTTGGAAGGGTCTACCTAAATTAAAATCTTCCAATGCATTTTTAGGGATCTATTCAGAAATCTTTCAAAATATTTCTGGAAAAATAGATTTCCAGGAAGGCACTCTAGAAGAAAATATAAAAATCCTCGAATGCATAGAATCCATGTATCAATTTAGGCGAAAGAAATGA